In Phormidium yuhuli AB48, one genomic interval encodes:
- a CDS encoding pentapeptide repeat-containing protein — protein sequence MDAREVLERYISGDIDFKSVTLCNAKLAGAELIGIRLSGANLQGADLLFAYLTRSQLDGANLSKSKLGGANLKQANLQKTHLRDADLHGAILQRADLRGADLSLAILVDANLMGADLRSCNLSGADLRGASLRGANLRYERRIYNPVNLRGANLAYCDLRDIDLSYADLTRADLTGAKLTQTHLRGTIFTQAKLKWANLRRATMIDTDLTEADLRGADLSDAIVASARMRQARLQKATLYMANLARSNMTQADLRGADLREANLLETNLTKADLTDANLTNANLFDADLTLARTKGANFTGAKINDD from the coding sequence ATGGACGCTCGGGAAGTTCTAGAACGCTACATTTCCGGAGACATTGACTTTAAGAGCGTCACTCTCTGCAATGCCAAACTAGCCGGAGCCGAACTCATCGGAATTCGCCTGAGTGGGGCCAATCTCCAGGGGGCTGATTTACTGTTCGCCTATCTCACCCGCAGTCAACTCGATGGCGCTAATCTTAGTAAAAGCAAACTTGGCGGCGCTAATCTCAAACAAGCGAACTTACAAAAGACCCATCTGCGAGACGCAGATCTCCACGGAGCGATTTTACAACGGGCCGACTTGCGAGGTGCTGATTTAAGCCTAGCAATTCTCGTTGATGCCAATTTAATGGGAGCCGATTTGCGCAGTTGTAACCTCAGTGGTGCTGATTTACGGGGGGCTTCATTGCGGGGAGCCAATTTACGCTATGAACGGCGGATTTATAACCCAGTTAACTTGCGCGGCGCGAATTTAGCCTATTGTGATTTACGAGATATTGATTTGAGTTATGCGGACTTAACCCGTGCCGATTTAACCGGAGCCAAGTTAACCCAAACGCATTTACGGGGAACCATTTTCACCCAAGCCAAGTTGAAATGGGCCAATCTACGCCGCGCCACTATGATTGACACGGATTTAACCGAAGCGGATCTACGGGGAGCCGACCTTTCCGATGCCATTGTTGCCAGTGCCAGAATGCGGCAAGCCCGGCTCCAAAAAGCAACCCTTTATATGGCAAACCTAGCCCGTTCTAATATGACACAGGCTGATTTACGGGGAGCCGATTTACGGGAAGCCAATCTCTTAGAAACCAATTTAACCAAAGCCGATTTAACGGATGCTAACTTAACCAATGCCAATTTATTTGATGCAGATTTAACCCTAGCTCGTACCAAAGGGGCTAATTTTACAGGGGCTAAAATCAACGACGATTAA
- the rpsB gene encoding 30S ribosomal protein S2, which yields MAVITLAQLLECGVHFGHQTRRWNPRMSQYIFTDRNGVHIIDLVQTAQLLEDAYDYLRSAAEAGKKFLFVGTKRQAAAIIAQEAERCGAYYVNQRWLGGMLTNWTTIKTRVERLKELENLEESGNLDLRPKKEGAMLRRELFKLRKYLGGIKGMRKVPDIVILVDQRREYTAVQECHKLDLPIVSLLDTNCDPDAVDIPIPANDDAIRSIKLILGKLADAIYEGRHGQPDSLSEDDYDDYSVDDFDDEELDSDDVSEEFSDSDLDDPENETEPVAQAAQTAQSEEE from the coding sequence ATGGCAGTTATTACACTGGCTCAACTCCTCGAATGTGGAGTTCACTTTGGACACCAGACGCGCCGCTGGAACCCCCGGATGTCTCAGTACATCTTCACCGATCGCAATGGGGTTCATATTATTGACCTGGTGCAGACGGCCCAACTGCTCGAAGATGCTTACGACTACCTGCGTTCAGCGGCTGAAGCGGGCAAAAAATTCCTGTTTGTGGGAACCAAACGCCAAGCGGCTGCCATTATCGCTCAGGAAGCAGAACGCTGCGGGGCCTACTACGTCAACCAACGCTGGTTGGGGGGGATGCTCACCAACTGGACGACGATTAAAACTCGTGTCGAACGCCTCAAGGAACTGGAGAACCTAGAAGAATCTGGGAACTTGGATCTGCGTCCCAAGAAAGAAGGGGCCATGTTGCGTCGGGAACTGTTTAAACTGCGTAAGTACCTGGGTGGGATTAAGGGAATGCGCAAAGTTCCTGATATCGTGATTTTGGTCGACCAACGCCGCGAATATACCGCTGTTCAGGAATGCCACAAACTCGATCTGCCCATCGTTTCCCTGTTGGATACCAACTGTGATCCCGATGCCGTCGATATTCCCATTCCGGCTAACGACGATGCCATTCGATCGATTAAGCTAATATTGGGCAAACTGGCCGACGCAATTTATGAAGGTCGTCATGGTCAACCCGATTCTCTGTCTGAAGATGATTATGACGATTACAGCGTCGATGATTTTGATGACGAAGAGTTAGACTCTGATGACGTTTCTGAGGAGTTCTCGGACTCTGACTTGGATGACCCTGAGAACGAGACTGAACCTGTGGCTCAAGCCGCTCAAACAGCCCAGTCTGAGGAAGAATAA
- a CDS encoding CIA30 family protein translates to MVEQTRQNWDFRRFLDTLGFFGEIPFVGSFTWLQKLLGMKDDAILDSPTTAAGVVLVAGATGGVGKRVVQRLQQQGIPVRGLVRNAQRGRELLGNDVDLVEADITLPETLTPKVFENVRAVICCTGTRVQPVEGDSPSREKYYQGVKFYLPEVAETPEYIEYQGVKNLVNAAKPYLKQRQNEKMIFDFKQPLPNFTSLWGAVDDVVMGGVSESGIRQISGAALFEGNVSTANSGGFASVRTRPLDQPLDLSAYEGIELRVRGDGNRYKFILRGDDRWDGISYCYSFDTVYNIWITVRIPFAELIPNFRTKTINTGEPFPAQTVTAFQLMLSKFEYDGELNPTFSPGPFRLELETLKAYGGQPLPQFIMISSAGVTRPGKPGLNLEEEPPAVRMNDQLGGILTWKLAGEDSVRESGVPYTIVRPCALTETPGGKVLERDRGDTIKGQCSRNDIAQLCIDLLNAPEDTNTTFEVREKG, encoded by the coding sequence GTGGTCGAACAAACTCGACAAAACTGGGACTTCCGACGATTCCTCGATACCCTAGGCTTTTTCGGAGAAATCCCCTTCGTCGGCAGTTTCACCTGGCTGCAAAAATTACTCGGTATGAAAGACGACGCTATCTTAGACAGTCCCACCACCGCTGCGGGAGTAGTCCTGGTTGCCGGAGCCACCGGAGGGGTTGGCAAACGAGTTGTGCAACGACTGCAACAACAGGGGATTCCCGTGCGTGGCTTAGTTCGCAACGCCCAACGAGGGCGGGAACTCCTCGGTAACGACGTAGACCTCGTCGAAGCTGACATCACCCTCCCAGAAACCCTGACCCCCAAGGTTTTTGAGAATGTCCGCGCGGTCATTTGCTGCACCGGAACCCGCGTCCAACCCGTCGAAGGCGACAGCCCCAGCCGCGAGAAATACTATCAAGGGGTCAAGTTCTACCTCCCCGAAGTCGCCGAAACCCCAGAATATATTGAGTATCAGGGGGTAAAAAACCTCGTTAACGCCGCAAAACCCTATCTAAAACAGCGGCAAAACGAAAAAATGATATTTGACTTCAAACAGCCCCTGCCCAACTTCACGAGCCTCTGGGGAGCTGTTGATGATGTGGTCATGGGCGGTGTGAGTGAAAGTGGTATTCGTCAAATTTCCGGTGCGGCCCTGTTTGAGGGGAACGTCTCCACCGCCAACTCAGGGGGATTTGCCTCCGTGCGGACCCGTCCCCTGGACCAACCGTTGGACTTATCCGCCTATGAGGGAATCGAACTGCGAGTTCGCGGCGATGGCAACCGTTATAAATTCATCCTACGAGGCGATGACCGTTGGGATGGAATCAGTTACTGTTACTCCTTCGATACGGTCTATAACATCTGGATAACCGTCCGCATTCCCTTCGCCGAGTTAATCCCCAATTTCCGCACCAAAACCATCAACACGGGAGAACCCTTCCCCGCTCAGACGGTGACGGCATTTCAACTAATGTTGAGTAAATTTGAGTATGACGGCGAACTCAACCCCACCTTTTCCCCTGGGCCATTTCGCTTAGAACTTGAAACCCTGAAAGCCTATGGGGGGCAACCGTTACCGCAATTTATCATGATTAGTTCGGCGGGGGTGACTCGTCCCGGGAAACCCGGCTTAAATTTAGAGGAAGAACCCCCAGCGGTGCGCATGAACGACCAACTCGGCGGGATTCTCACTTGGAAACTGGCGGGAGAGGATAGTGTACGCGAGAGTGGCGTTCCCTATACCATTGTCCGTCCCTGTGCCCTCACCGAAACGCCGGGGGGCAAAGTCTTAGAGCGCGATCGCGGTGACACCATTAAGGGCCAATGTTCCCGCAATGATATCGCTCAACTCTGTATCGATCTCCTCAATGCGCCGGAAGATACGAATACAACATTTGAGGTGAGGGAAAAAGGATAG
- a CDS encoding Ppx/GppA phosphatase family protein translates to MTDTTPPSNAIRMQARPVGVSVRSNYVLAAIDIGTNSIHMVVVRIQPELPAFTIVTREKETVRLGDCDLETGNLKPEIVQRSVETLRRYQKIAHSLAADEIVAVATSATREAPNGQEFIQRVRDELDLSINLISGPEEARRIYLGVLSGMELARQPHVVIDIGGGSTELILGDGQEPRSLSSTKVGAVRLSGQYVHSDPIDDQDYTALEAYVQGMLERPVEDLLARVQPGETLRMVGTSGTIEALATMDAIDNLGGVPSPLNGYVLSFKHLQKLLKKLRKSSYEERLNIPGMVERRAEIIVAGAVILHEAMALLGVNELIICERALREGMIVDWMLNRGLIEDKLCYQSSVRERSTRKIAQKYHVDLPYAERTAEFAVSLFDQTQGSLHEWGETERELLWVATLLHNCGLYVSHSAHHKHSYYLIRHGELLGFTELEIELIANLARYHRKSAPKKKHEPYANLSSEHRLLIRQLSSLMRLAIALDRRQLGAIQKVRCDYHTDSKQMNFLLYPKNSGDSCDLERWSLEYKKELFEDEFGIKLLVLLAS, encoded by the coding sequence ATGACAGACACAACCCCCCCGAGCAATGCGATTCGGATGCAGGCTCGTCCCGTTGGGGTGTCCGTTCGCTCCAACTATGTTCTGGCGGCTATTGATATTGGCACCAATTCCATTCACATGGTTGTGGTTCGGATTCAACCGGAACTGCCCGCCTTTACTATTGTTACGCGCGAAAAGGAAACTGTCCGCCTCGGGGACTGTGATCTAGAGACGGGAAATCTCAAACCAGAGATTGTTCAGCGTTCTGTTGAAACTCTACGACGCTATCAAAAAATTGCCCATAGTCTCGCTGCTGACGAAATTGTAGCCGTGGCCACTAGCGCCACCCGGGAAGCCCCCAATGGTCAGGAATTCATTCAACGGGTTCGGGATGAGTTGGACTTGTCGATTAATCTCATTTCAGGCCCCGAGGAGGCGCGACGGATTTATTTGGGAGTCCTCTCGGGGATGGAGTTGGCCCGTCAACCTCATGTGGTGATTGATATTGGGGGGGGGTCAACAGAGTTGATTCTCGGCGATGGCCAGGAACCTCGCAGCCTCAGTAGTACTAAGGTGGGAGCGGTGCGTTTGTCCGGTCAGTATGTCCATAGTGACCCCATTGATGATCAGGACTATACCGCCCTGGAAGCCTATGTCCAGGGGATGCTTGAACGTCCGGTTGAGGATCTCTTGGCTAGGGTTCAGCCTGGGGAAACCTTGCGCATGGTAGGGACGTCGGGAACCATTGAGGCGTTGGCGACGATGGATGCGATCGATAACTTGGGAGGCGTTCCCAGTCCTCTCAATGGCTATGTTCTTAGCTTCAAGCATCTCCAGAAATTGCTCAAAAAACTCCGCAAGAGTAGTTATGAGGAACGTCTCAACATTCCAGGAATGGTGGAGCGTCGTGCTGAAATTATCGTCGCTGGGGCGGTGATTCTCCATGAGGCGATGGCTCTGTTGGGGGTGAATGAGCTCATAATTTGTGAGCGGGCCCTACGGGAAGGGATGATTGTGGATTGGATGCTCAATCGGGGTTTGATTGAGGATAAACTCTGTTATCAAAGTTCGGTGCGAGAACGAAGTACCCGCAAGATTGCTCAGAAGTACCATGTGGATTTGCCCTATGCTGAACGCACGGCAGAGTTTGCGGTCAGTTTGTTTGACCAAACTCAGGGGAGTCTCCATGAGTGGGGTGAGACGGAACGGGAGTTACTATGGGTTGCGACATTACTCCATAACTGTGGGCTTTATGTCAGTCATTCAGCGCATCATAAGCATTCCTACTATTTGATTCGCCATGGAGAATTGCTCGGCTTTACGGAATTGGAGATTGAGTTAATCGCTAATTTAGCTCGCTATCACCGCAAGAGTGCCCCCAAGAAGAAACACGAGCCTTACGCCAATTTGTCCAGTGAGCATCGCCTTTTAATTCGCCAGTTGAGTAGTTTAATGCGCTTGGCGATCGCCCTAGATCGCCGCCAGCTCGGAGCTATCCAAAAGGTTCGCTGTGACTATCACACTGATTCCAAACAAATGAATTTTTTACTCTATCCTAAAAACTCTGGAGATTCTTGTGATTTGGAACGGTGGAGTCTTGAGTACAAAAAGGAACTTTTTGAGGATGAGTTTGGAATTAAACTATTAGTTCTATTGGCGAGTTAA
- a CDS encoding indolepyruvate ferredoxin oxidoreductase subunit alpha — MSHTIVTHTCEGVADCVEACPVACIHEGPGKNKKGTPWYWIDFSTCIDCGICLQVCPVEGAIVDEERPDLQDTPA, encoded by the coding sequence ATGTCCCATACGATTGTCACCCATACCTGCGAAGGCGTTGCCGATTGTGTTGAAGCCTGTCCCGTGGCTTGTATCCATGAAGGACCGGGCAAAAACAAAAAGGGAACCCCCTGGTACTGGATTGACTTTTCGACTTGTATCGATTGCGGGATTTGCCTGCAAGTTTGTCCCGTTGAGGGGGCGATCGTTGATGAAGAACGTCCCGATTTACAGGATACCCCTGCGTAA
- a CDS encoding 4-hydroxybenzoate solanesyltransferase — MLTQPSEPTWKTVIRLLRWDKPAGRLILMIPALWAVVLAAEGTPPLPLIGVIILGTLATSAAGCVANDLWDRNIDNQVERTQSRPLASRALSIKTGIVVGLVALLCAAGLASYLNRFSFALCVAAVPVILLYPAAKRVFPVPQLVLSLAWGFAVLISWSAVEGGLTASTWWLWGATVLWTLGFDTIYALSDREDDLKIGINSSAIFFGEGVVGAIALCFLATVVCLGVVGIQLGLGSGFWLALVLAMGGWTWQVARLQEETLPRPAFGDLFAQNVWLGFAVLLGMLLGL, encoded by the coding sequence ATGCTAACTCAACCCTCCGAACCGACCTGGAAAACCGTTATTCGCCTCTTACGTTGGGATAAGCCTGCCGGCCGCCTAATTCTCATGATTCCCGCCCTCTGGGCCGTGGTTTTAGCCGCCGAGGGAACCCCACCCTTACCCCTGATTGGTGTCATTATCCTGGGAACCCTCGCCACCAGCGCCGCCGGTTGTGTCGCCAATGACCTTTGGGATCGTAACATCGACAATCAAGTGGAACGCACCCAATCCCGACCCCTCGCCTCCCGAGCCCTCTCCATTAAAACAGGGATTGTGGTGGGATTGGTGGCCCTCCTCTGTGCAGCGGGCCTAGCCTCCTATCTCAATCGCTTCTCCTTCGCCCTCTGTGTAGCGGCGGTTCCGGTGATTTTGCTCTATCCCGCCGCCAAACGAGTGTTTCCAGTCCCCCAATTGGTTCTCTCTCTGGCTTGGGGCTTTGCGGTGTTGATTAGTTGGAGTGCCGTGGAGGGGGGGTTAACCGCTTCGACGTGGTGGTTGTGGGGGGCGACGGTTCTGTGGACGTTAGGCTTTGATACCATTTATGCCCTTTCTGATCGCGAGGATGACCTGAAAATCGGCATTAACTCCAGTGCGATTTTCTTTGGAGAGGGGGTTGTGGGGGCGATCGCCCTCTGTTTCCTGGCTACGGTGGTCTGTTTGGGGGTTGTGGGGATTCAACTGGGCTTAGGGAGCGGATTTTGGCTGGCTTTGGTTCTGGCAATGGGGGGCTGGACTTGGCAAGTGGCCCGACTTCAGGAAGAAACCTTACCCCGCCCCGCCTTTGGCGATTTGTTTGCGCAAAATGTCTGGCTGGGGTTTGCGGTGTTACTGGGGATGCTTTTGGGACTTTAG
- the queC gene encoding 7-cyano-7-deazaguanine synthase QueC produces MPRNRNPMAKTAIVLLSGGLDSSTVLYQAQADGYTCHAISFDYQQRHRRELDAARDIAQAAGVQSHQVVQFDLSQWGGSALTDSRLDLPGDRTLAEMSQDIPITYVPARNTIFLSFALALAEVQQAQRIYIGVNALDYSGYPDCRPDYIQALQEAFRLGTKQGREGTPISLQTPLIHLKKTEIIQLGNQLGVPWEKTWSCYAGGEVACGVCDSCKLRRAAFDSLNLTDPIPYAQ; encoded by the coding sequence ATGCCACGCAACCGTAACCCCATGGCTAAAACTGCCATCGTTCTCCTCTCCGGAGGACTAGACTCCTCTACCGTACTCTATCAAGCCCAAGCCGATGGCTACACCTGTCACGCCATCTCCTTTGACTACCAACAGCGACATCGCCGGGAACTGGACGCAGCCCGGGATATCGCCCAAGCCGCCGGAGTCCAAAGCCATCAGGTGGTGCAATTCGACCTCAGCCAATGGGGGGGGTCTGCCCTAACCGACAGTCGCTTGGACTTACCGGGCGATCGCACCCTAGCAGAGATGTCCCAAGATATCCCCATCACCTACGTTCCCGCTCGCAACACCATTTTCCTCAGCTTCGCCCTGGCCCTAGCGGAAGTCCAACAGGCCCAACGCATCTACATCGGTGTCAACGCCCTCGACTATTCCGGCTACCCTGACTGTCGGCCCGACTATATCCAGGCCCTGCAAGAAGCCTTCCGCCTGGGGACCAAACAAGGACGAGAAGGAACTCCCATCAGCCTTCAAACCCCTCTCATCCACCTCAAAAAAACCGAAATCATCCAACTGGGGAACCAACTCGGGGTTCCCTGGGAGAAAACCTGGTCCTGCTATGCCGGTGGTGAAGTGGCTTGTGGCGTTTGTGACTCCTGCAAACTGCGACGAGCCGCTTTTGACTCCCTCAACCTCACCGATCCCATTCCCTACGCCCAGTAA
- the folB gene encoding dihydroneopterin aldolase, with amino-acid sequence MDSIELSQIRCYGYTGLLPEEQVLGQWFEVDLTLWLDLHKASASDVIDDTLDYRQAIAQVKEIIKTEKFALVERLAGAIADRLLTLEKVQHVRVRLSKPAAPIPDFGGRITIDITRPTRQEA; translated from the coding sequence ATGGATTCTATTGAACTCTCCCAAATTCGCTGTTATGGCTATACCGGGTTGCTCCCGGAGGAACAAGTCTTAGGCCAGTGGTTTGAGGTGGACTTAACCCTATGGCTAGATTTGCATAAAGCCAGTGCCAGTGATGTCATTGACGATACCTTAGACTATCGCCAGGCGATCGCCCAGGTCAAAGAGATTATCAAAACCGAGAAATTTGCCCTTGTCGAACGACTGGCCGGGGCGATCGCCGATCGCCTCTTAACCCTAGAGAAAGTCCAGCACGTGCGAGTTCGCCTTAGCAAACCCGCCGCTCCCATTCCCGATTTCGGCGGTCGCATTACCATTGATATCACGCGCCCCACCCGCCAAGAGGCCTAA
- a CDS encoding DUF1622 domain-containing protein, which yields MMNGQDNPPGDELGTSGMLLDGLEAELSGVVISLNGILTGFCQLLALFVIAIGVSRALVIYLKDALFKPQTTEAFQRGRLVMGYSFSLALSFLIGATILKTMISSRWDDIARLAAIIAVRTVLNYLLLQAISKATPAAEASLPAPAAK from the coding sequence ATGATGAACGGTCAGGACAATCCCCCAGGTGATGAATTAGGAACATCAGGAATGCTATTAGATGGTTTAGAGGCAGAACTCTCAGGAGTGGTGATTTCCTTAAATGGAATTTTAACGGGATTCTGTCAACTCTTGGCCCTGTTTGTGATTGCGATTGGGGTCAGTCGTGCTTTAGTGATTTATCTCAAAGATGCTCTTTTTAAACCCCAAACGACGGAGGCATTTCAGCGGGGTCGGCTGGTTATGGGTTACTCATTTTCTCTAGCGTTAAGTTTTTTGATTGGGGCAACCATCCTGAAAACTATGATTTCTAGTCGTTGGGATGATATTGCCCGTTTAGCCGCGATTATTGCGGTGCGAACTGTGTTAAATTACTTATTGCTGCAAGCCATTAGTAAAGCGACTCCGGCAGCGGAAGCCTCCCTGCCCGCTCCGGCGGCTAAATAG
- a CDS encoding adenylate/guanylate cyclase domain-containing protein, protein MKLYQKSLIVISSSLLGLIIILSGSISLILLRSFWDFENKNAAQDIRRIENALIQKVTQLNLITGDWANWDSLHEFMVGNHDQFIEENVTETVLTNLQLRGMLLIDREGTIKAGDDFRFNFEEPLPASLLEQLTLEHPLLAHESPNSLTAGFWVLPEETLLVSSRPILTSTGGGSMPGTLIMLRPWDTFQVQKLSEDVQLRIKFHRLSEVERSDHLRNMARRLEEKPDSLVIEPLNRQEIAGYHWISDIYGMPKLLLEVTLPRDVYQEGQRGLRYLLGSLLLVGGVFGVLTVVLLDRLVLRRLAHLSDAVSEVGKSHDLTLRVSTPGHDELSDLGASINGMLEDLEKNAAALSEEQETVERLLLNVLPESIAARLKVEEGAIAELFDDVTILFADIVGFTSLSLRLTPVEMVSLLNEIFSEFDAIAEKLGLEKIKTIGDAYMVAGGLPILRADHAEAIADMALAMLQAVERVQRQHPEEFKIRIGINTGTVVAGVIGTHKFIYDLWGDTVNVASRMESHGEPGKIQVTEATYERLKQRYNFQERGIVALKGRGEMKSYWLTGQK, encoded by the coding sequence ATGAAACTGTATCAAAAAAGCTTAATTGTGATCAGCTCTAGTTTACTGGGACTGATCATAATTTTATCGGGTAGTATTTCGCTAATTCTTCTTCGGAGTTTTTGGGATTTCGAGAATAAAAATGCTGCCCAAGATATTCGACGGATTGAGAATGCGCTAATCCAAAAAGTGACCCAACTCAATTTAATAACGGGAGACTGGGCCAACTGGGATTCCCTACATGAGTTCATGGTCGGGAATCATGACCAATTTATTGAGGAGAACGTCACCGAGACGGTCCTAACCAACCTTCAACTGAGAGGGATGCTTTTAATTGACCGCGAGGGAACAATTAAGGCAGGGGATGACTTTAGGTTTAATTTCGAGGAGCCTCTGCCAGCCAGTTTGCTGGAACAACTCACTCTAGAGCATCCCCTACTGGCCCATGAGAGTCCGAATAGTTTAACAGCAGGCTTTTGGGTCTTACCGGAGGAAACGCTCCTGGTGTCGTCTCGTCCCATCTTAACCAGTACTGGTGGTGGCTCAATGCCGGGGACACTCATTATGCTACGACCTTGGGATACGTTCCAGGTGCAGAAGTTGTCGGAAGATGTCCAGTTACGGATTAAATTCCACCGTCTCTCGGAGGTCGAGAGGTCTGACCATTTACGGAACATGGCCAGACGCTTGGAGGAGAAGCCAGATAGCCTGGTTATTGAGCCGCTCAACCGTCAGGAAATAGCCGGATATCACTGGATCTCGGATATCTATGGTATGCCTAAGCTTTTGCTGGAGGTCACCCTACCTCGGGATGTTTATCAGGAGGGACAGCGAGGGTTACGCTATTTACTGGGGTCACTGCTTTTGGTGGGGGGTGTCTTTGGCGTCCTGACGGTGGTTCTTCTAGACCGTTTGGTGCTGCGGCGTTTGGCTCACTTGAGTGACGCGGTATCTGAGGTGGGTAAAAGTCATGATTTAACCTTGCGTGTGTCCACCCCGGGTCATGATGAACTTAGCGATTTGGGGGCTTCGATCAATGGAATGTTAGAGGATTTAGAGAAAAATGCCGCCGCGTTGAGTGAGGAACAGGAAACCGTCGAGCGTTTGTTGTTAAATGTCTTACCCGAGTCTATCGCCGCTCGCTTGAAGGTGGAGGAGGGGGCGATCGCTGAGTTATTTGATGATGTCACTATTTTGTTTGCGGATATCGTCGGCTTTACCTCCTTATCTTTGCGTTTGACTCCCGTTGAGATGGTGAGTCTTCTCAATGAGATTTTCTCCGAGTTTGATGCGATCGCCGAAAAACTAGGACTGGAAAAAATTAAAACTATTGGCGATGCTTACATGGTAGCGGGAGGCTTGCCGATTCTCCGTGCCGATCATGCTGAGGCGATCGCTGATATGGCCCTCGCCATGTTACAGGCCGTTGAGCGGGTTCAACGGCAACATCCCGAAGAATTTAAAATTCGTATTGGTATCAATACAGGAACGGTGGTGGCTGGGGTCATCGGGACTCACAAGTTTATTTATGATTTATGGGGAGATACGGTGAATGTTGCCTCCCGTATGGAGTCTCATGGGGAACCAGGAAAAATTCAGGTCACGGAGGCGACCTATGAGCGACTGAAACAACGCTATAATTTCCAAGAGCGGGGGATAGTTGCCTTGAAAGGACGAGGTGAGATGAAATCCTATTGGCTGACAGGTCAAAAATGA
- the tsf gene encoding translation elongation factor Ts, whose translation MAQISAKDVKELRDKTGAGMMDCKKALSESGGDSEKAIEWLRQKGMASASKKEGRVAAEGLVGSYIHTGGRVGVLIEINCETDFVARREEFQELVRNIAMQVAACPNVEYVRVEDIPAEIAEKEKSIEMGRDDLAGKPENIREKIVEGRIGKRLKELALLEQPYIRDTNITVDELVKQMVAQLGENIRVRRFVRFVLGEGIEKEESDFAAEVAAQANVGKN comes from the coding sequence ATGGCGCAAATTTCAGCAAAAGACGTTAAGGAACTGCGCGATAAGACGGGCGCAGGGATGATGGACTGTAAAAAGGCTCTCAGCGAGAGTGGCGGCGATTCCGAGAAAGCCATTGAGTGGCTTCGTCAAAAAGGAATGGCTTCTGCGAGCAAGAAAGAGGGTCGTGTTGCAGCTGAGGGGTTAGTCGGAAGCTACATCCACACCGGTGGACGGGTGGGTGTTCTGATTGAAATCAACTGTGAAACGGACTTTGTGGCTCGTCGCGAGGAGTTCCAAGAACTCGTCCGCAACATTGCTATGCAAGTCGCCGCTTGTCCCAATGTGGAATATGTCCGAGTTGAGGATATCCCAGCGGAAATCGCTGAGAAGGAAAAATCCATCGAAATGGGCCGGGATGACTTGGCAGGTAAGCCGGAAAACATCCGCGAGAAAATCGTGGAAGGCCGCATTGGTAAACGGCTCAAGGAATTGGCGTTGTTGGAGCAACCCTACATCCGCGATACGAATATCACTGTTGATGAACTGGTGAAACAGATGGTGGCACAGTTGGGTGAAAATATCCGTGTGCGTCGTTTTGTACGCTTTGTTCTCGGTGAAGGTATCGAGAAAGAAGAGAGCGATTTCGCCGCTGAAGTGGCCGCTCAAGCGAATGTGGGCAAAAACTAA